From one Coffea eugenioides isolate CCC68of chromosome 11, Ceug_1.0, whole genome shotgun sequence genomic stretch:
- the LOC113752773 gene encoding putative disease resistance protein At1g50180 encodes MAEAVPSFVLDQLSTFLREEGRLLGGLRQELQFIMAELEQMRAFLRVAEAKEEDDPRLQEWIKQVREAAYDTEDILDEFVARFARHPATGFYGSVRRIFSSIKNLRAHHRVASEIQSIKSRMEIIYEGRQRYQSEYGLSAQASNSLSAVNNTTWRYSRDDALLVEEAQLVGIDQPKKRLISQLLEGDDYQLKVVSVVGMGGLGKTTLVKRVHEDPEVRRHFPVRAWVTVSQTYDFQDVLKDLIRQLHKEGKKPVHNRSSP; translated from the coding sequence ATGGCAGAAGCGGTTCCCTCTTTTGTGCTGGATCAACTCTCAACTTTTCTGCGCGAGGAGGGACGACTATTGGGAGGGCTTCGGCAAGAACTCCAATTCATCATGGCTGAGTTGGAGCAAATGAGAGCTTTCCTGAGAGTGGcagaagcaaaagaagaagatgatcCCAGGCTCCAAGAATGGATCAAGCAAGTGCGAGAGGCTGCTTATGACACTGAAGACATTCTTGATGAATTTGTAGCTCGCTTTGCTCGGCATCCCGCAACAGGATTCTACGGCTCTGTTCGGAGAATTTTCAGCTCCATCAAGAATTTGAGAGCTCATCATCGAGTTGCTAGCGAAATACAAAGCATCAAGTCTAGAATGGAAATTATTTATGAAGGTCGTCAAAGATACCAATCCGAATATGGTCTCTCTGCCCAAGCGTCCAACTCACTTTCTGCTGTGAACAACACAACCTGGCGCTATAGCAGAGATGACGCACTGCTTGTGGAAGAAGCTCAATTAGTTGGCATTGACCAGCCCAAGAAACGTCTTATTTCTCAGCTCCTCGAAGGGGATGATTACCAACTGAAAGTTGTTTCAGTGGTTGGTATGGGAGGACTTGGCAAAACTACCCTAGTGAAAAGAGTCCACGAGGATCCTGAAGTCAGAAGGCACTTCCCAGTTCGTGCTTGGGTAACTGTCTCTCAAACATATGACTTTCAGGATGTCCTGAAAGACTTGATTCGGCAGTTGCACAAGGAAGGGAAGAAACCAGTCCACAATCGATCGAGTCCATGA
- the LOC113752774 gene encoding disease resistance protein RPM1-like produces MEPLSIEDSWTLFCNRIFNDGNCPGHLMDVAKGILDKCKGLPLAIVAISGVLALKDVNRTEEWEVVRRSLGDELEGSGRLDRIKRILFLSYNDLPWHLKTCLLYLSIYPEDYEIGCLRLVNLWIGERFVEWREGMSIEDVARDYLSELVNRSLIQVTKVFYEGTPDTCRIHDLVREVILLKSKEQNMVTVTTGQPTTWPSEKVRRLVLRSSSSNNTQHHQQRHNDCFDHLRSFVTVGYTNLLLSKMLLSEVLGSSKLLKVLDLGGQEAEEEIPNEIFNLFHLKHLDLSCTRVERVPKAIGKLQHLEFLDLGNTRVRELPMEILKLQKLRFLRVYQLVDPSDDDYGSHGFKAPTNMGGLLALKVLDNIDVSSGSTIIKEIGKLTQLRELGITKLRREDGKELCSFLANLTSLRELSVDSIGKDDDHEIIDLNHPSLCSSSSFLQSLRMLILRGRLEKMPQWVARLHGLVRIDLNWSGLRGEEDPLDSLQHLPRLGEMNFCGSYQGEGLCFTAGGFLNLKRMHLKGMEGLRWMRVEEGALPHLQKLYLEQLPLLEELPLGIQHLSQLQRLSLYEMSSHLREMLLENQMEESEDYAIIAHIPEILIGYYTDDREWRERQLWEEKKKKT; encoded by the coding sequence ATGGAGCCACTATCTATTGAGGATTCGTGGACCCTGTTTTGCAACAGGATCTTTAACGATGGTAATTGCCCTGGCCATTTGATGGATGTTGCCAAAGGTATATTGGATAAATGTAAGGGCTTGCCCCTTGCAATCGTTGCAATCAGTGGGGTTTTGGCTTTGAAAGATGTAAACAGAACAGAAGAATGGGAGGTTGTTCGACGCAGTCTTGGGGATGAATTAGAAGGCTCTGGTCGGCTGGACAGAATTAAAAGGATACTTTTTCTTAGTTATAATGATTTGCCCTGGCATCTAAAGACATGCTTGTTGTATTTAAGCATTTATCCAGAGGATTATGAAATAGGATGCCTAAGACTTGTTAACTTATGGATTGGTGAAAGGTTTGTAGAATGGAGAGAAGGAATGAGTATTGAAGATGTAGCCAGGGATTATCTCAGTGAACTGGTTAATAGAAGCCTAATTCAAGTGACTAAGGTGTTTTATGAAGGAACGCCCGACACTTGTCGAATCCATGACCTAGTGAGAGAAGTAATTCTTCTCAAGTCAAAGGAACAAAACATGGTGACAGTTACTACTGGACAACCAACGACGTGGCCGTCTGAGAAGGTACGCCGTCTAGTACTCCGTAGTAGTAGCAGTAACAACACCCAGCACCACCAACAAAGACACAATGACTGCTTTGACCACCTTCGGTCGTTCGTTACAGTTGGATACACGAACCTGCTACTATCCAAAATGTTGTTATCTGAAGTTTTAGGGAGTAGCAAGTTGTTAaaggttttggatttgggtggtCAAGAGGCAGAGGAGGAAATACCAAATGAGATTTTCAACTTGTTTCATCTCAAGCATCTGGACCTATCCTGTACAAGAGTGGAGAGAGTCCCGAAAGCCATTGGGAAGCTTCAACATTTGGAGTTTCTGGATTTGGGTAACACCAGAGTTAGGGAATTACCCATGGAAATCCTAAAGTTGCAAAAGCTTCGGTTTCTCAGAGTATATCAACTAGTTGATCCTTCAGATGATGATTATGGATCTCACGGATTTAAAGCTCCAACTAATATGGGAGGGCTTCTTGCCCTAAAAGTGTTAGACAACATAGATGTAAGTAGTGGATCCACAATAATCAAGGAGATAGGAAAGCTAACCCAATTAAGAGAATTAGGTATTACAAAGTTAAGAAGAGAAGATGGAAAGGAGCTCTGCTCCTTCCTTGCCAATCTCACAAGTCTTCGGGAATTAAGCGTTGATTCAATTGGTAAAGACGATGATCATGAGATAATCGATTTAAATCATCCTTCtctttgttcttcttcttcgttTCTTCAATCTCTTCGTATGCTGATTTTGCGTGGCCGCTTAGAAAAGATGCCACAATGGGTCGCTCGTCTTCATGGCTTGGTAAGAATAGATTTGAATTGGAGTGGGTTAAGGGGTGAGGAGGATCCACTTGATTCCCTCCAGCATTTGCCcagattgggtgaaatgaaTTTCTGTGGATCTTACCAGGGAGAAGGGTTGTGTTTCACGGCTGGAGGGTTCCTAAATCTCAAGAGGATGCACCTAAAGGGAATGGAAGGGTTgagatggatgagagtggaggagGGTGCATTGCCTCATCTCCAGAAACTATATTTGGAACAGCTTCCATTACTGGAGGAATTACCATTGGGTATTCAGCACTTGAGCCAGCTTCAACGACTGTCTTTGTATGAGATGAGTTCTCATTTGAGAGAGATGCTGTTAGAGAATCAAATGGAAGAAAGTGAAGATTACGCAATAATCGCACACATTCCTGAAATTCTCATTGGTTACTATACAGATGACCGGGAATGGAGAGAGCGCCAGCTAtgggaggagaagaagaagaaaacataa